From a region of the Triticum aestivum cultivar Chinese Spring chromosome 7D, IWGSC CS RefSeq v2.1, whole genome shotgun sequence genome:
- the LOC123170346 gene encoding pumilio homolog 5 codes for MATQSAVRLIGGAGAGGWTKDFGAFDSPLGNLPGEGLGFVENGSGIYGGWGESVPNRSGSAPPSMEGSLAALGNLIGQRSGNFDTSLGNLDNVTGSSTAEEQLRADPAYFDYYGSKVNLNPRLPPPLISRESRRFMNRVGKVKEWRVVSQDDSNKGSLFIPRSTLSTHKEEPEDDKSPRLDSSSADDEQMNLVDFVQESFQQNPDSLYDNSSHLSSSSIGDGIAVHSNIDSSRNLPHDVVKPSGLNSWTPVPLASVLRSTLSNNLSSTSVPSSSCSDNNPTVQISEQQQEKQSIDMKPGNDVPVSGAVVTELDVVESSMKNLKLCLDSPTTSQVKQQWQGNFLQQYGFSPLVQGDHMPMTPHGAHLPNVPFVDNVSHTQLKLPTGDMQQLLPQLGMPTPFYTPNSFGSPYYQNLHPASVLANPYVTAGYALGGSGFPPVMTSYSPQSSAATPLDSPMTPSFSGRPSGFPSAGNLTAGTEFVQPYKMYGQLGVPMQPPIPDPNFFQFFQHPSFPQYASGNQYNTLAPRGSVFGNVADNFDPRKLFPQAQYPSDQRLQLPKTGIFNSPTTLRGGTVPNYHGISPYVGAPLTYPTSPVFQGQPFSGIPPSGRNDSARFQSASRSITAVSGFQGQREREKFDNPKACTFLEELKSNRARRVELSDITGRIVDFSADQHGSRFIQQKLENCTAEEKAAVFAEVLPHASSLMTDVFGNYVIQKFFEHGTPEQRRDLAAKLAGHVVPLSLQMYGCRVIQKALEVMELDQKIDLVRELDGNIMRCVRDQNGNHVIQKCIECVPTEHIGFVVSAFRGQVASLSMHPYGCRVIQRVLEHCGGDSRGQCIIDEILQSACILAQDQYGNYVTQHVVEKGKSHERAQIISKLAGQVVTMSQNKFASNVIEKCFQHGDIAERDLLIREIVEQTDGNDTLLAMMKDQYANYVVQKILETCNDEQRELLVSRVKGHLQALRKYTYGKHIASRVEQLCGEGDAECDS; via the exons ATGGCCACACAGAGTGCTGTTCGGTTAATTGGAGGGGCAGGGGCTGGTGGCTGGACTAAGGATTTCGGAGCATTCGACTCTCCACTGGGAAATCTTCCAGGAGAAGGGCTGGGGTTTGTGGAGAATGGCAGTGGGATTTATGGGGGCTGGGGGGAATCTGTCCCAAATCGAAGTGGAAGCGCACCTCCTAGCATGGAGGGATCTCTGGCTGCTCTTGGTAATCTTATAGGTCAGCGGAGTGGAAACTTTGACACCAGTTTAGGTAACTTGGACAATGTGACTGGCAGTTCCACGGCTGAGGAGCAGTTACGTGCTGATCCTGCATACTTTGACTATTATGGTTCCAAGGTGAATTTGAACCCAAGGCTTCCTCCTCCACTAATCTCAAGGGAGAGCCGCCGCTTCATGAACCGTGTTGGCAAGGTTAAAGAATGGAGAGTGGTCTCCCAAGAtgacagcaataaaggctccttattTATACCTCGATCTACTCTATCAACTCACAAGGAAGAACCTGAAGATGATAAGTCTCCAAGGTTGGATTCGAGTTCTGCAGATGATGAACAGATGAATCTTGTGGATTTTGTGCAG GAGAGCTTCCAGCAGAACCCCGATTCGTTGTATGATAACTCTTCACATCTATCAAGCAGCAGTATTGGTGATGGCATAGCTGTCCATTCTAATATTGACTCATCAAGGAATTTGCCACATGATGTTGTCAAGCCGTCAGGGTTGAATTCGTGGACACCTGTACCTTTGGCCAGTGTACTGAGAAGTACTCTTAGCAACAATCTTTCATCTACATCTGTTCCCAGTTCATCATGTTCTGATAATAACCCTACTGTACAAATTTCTGAGCAACAGCAAGAAAAGCAGAGCATAGACATGAAGCCTGGAAATGATGTGCCTGTCAGTGGGGCAGTTGTTACTGAACTTGATGTTGTGGAGTCTAGCATGAAGAATTTGAAGTTATGTTTGGATAGCCCGACTACGTCACAAGTTAAGCAGCAGTGGCAGGGCAATTTCTTGCAGCAGTATGGCTTCTCACCTCTAGTCCAAGGCGACCATATGCCAATGACTCCTCATGGAGCACATCTGCCCAATGTTCCTTTTGTTGACAACGTGTCTCATACTCAGCTAAAACTACCCACTGGTGACATGCAGCAACTTTTACCTCAACTTGGTATGCCAACACCCTTTTATACACCGAATTCTTTTGGAAGCCCATATTATCAGAATTTGCATCCAGCCAGTGTATTGGCAAATCCTTATGTGACTGCTGGGTATGCTTTGGGTGGTTCAGGTTTCCCACCCGTTATGACTAGCTATTCTCCCCAGAGTTCTGCTGCGACACCTCTAGACAGTCCTATGACTCCAAGCTTTAGTGGTAGGCCATCTGGTTTTCCTTCAGCAGGGAATCTTACTGCAGGAACCGAGTTTGTTCAGCCATATAAAATGTATGGGCAACTCGGGGTTCCCATGCAGCCACCTATTCCCGACCCGAACTTTTTTCAGTTCTTTCAGCATCCCTCTTTTCCACAGTATGCTAGTGGAAATCAATATAATACATTGGCTCCAAGGGGTAGTGTTTTTGGAAATGTTGCTGATAATTTTGATCCACGTAAGTTATTTCCTCAAGCTCAATATCCATCTGATCAGAGGCTTCAACTTCCAAAAACTGGAATTTTTAATTCTCCTACAACCCTAAGAGGAGGAACTGTTCCAAATTATCATGGCATTTCACCCTATGTTGGAGCGCCATTGACTTATCCAACAAGCCCAGTGTTTCAGGGGCAACCTTTCTCTGGAATTCCCCCCTCTGGTAGAAATGATTCTGCGAGGTTTCAGTCCGCCTCAAGAAGTATCACTGCTGTTTCTGGGTTTCAAGGGCAGCGAGAAAGGGAGAAATTTGATAACCCGAAGGCATGCACTTTCCTGGAAGAACTGAAGTCTAACAGAGCACGTAGGGTTGAGCTATCTGATATCACAGGTCGCATAGTAGATTTCAG CGCTGACCAACATGGTAGCCGTTTCATCCAGCAGAAATTGGAAAACTGCACTGCTGAAGAGAAGGCAGCCGTGTTTGCAGAAGTTCTTCCTCATGCTTCATCTTTAATGACTGATGTGTTCGGGAATTATGTGATCCAAAAG TTTTTTGAACATGGAACTCCTGAGCAAAGAAGGGATCTTGCCGCCAAGCTTGCTGGTCATGTTGTACCTTTGAGCCTTCAGATGTATGGATGCCGAGTAATACAAAAG GCTCTGGAAGTTATGGAACTTGACCAGAAAATAGATCTGGTCCGCGAGCTTGATGGAAATATTATGCGATGTGTTCGTGACCAAAATGGGAATCATGTTATACAGAAGTGCATAGAGTGTGTCCCCACGGAACATATTGGTTTTGTAGTATCTGCTTTTCGGGGACAAGTTGCTAGCCTTTCAATGCATCCATATGGTTGCCGTGTTATTCAG AGAGTTTTGGAGCATTGTGGTGGTGATTCACGAGGTCAGTGCATAATAGATGAAATATTGCAGTCCGCTTGCATCCTCGCACAAGACCAGTATGGCAACTATGTCACACAG CATGTTGTGGAAAAAGGAAAAAGTCATGAAAGGGCTCAAATTATCAGTAAGTTGGCTGGGCAGGTTGTCACCATGAGCCAAAATAAATTTGCATCAAATGTGATAGAGAAGTGTTTCCAACATGGAGATATTGCGGAACGAGATCTTCTAATCAGAGAGATTGTGGAGCAGACTGACGGAAATGATACCTTGCTG GCAATGATGAAGGATCAGTATGCTAATTATGTTGTTCAGAAGATACTTGAAACATGCAACGATGAGCAGCGGGAACTTCTGGTCAGCCGTGTAAAGGGTCACTTGCAAGCACTGAGGAAGTACACCTATGGCAAACATATCGCGAGCCGAGTCGAGCAGCTTTGCGGTGAAG GAGATGCCGAGTGTGACTCATAA